In Acidobacteriota bacterium, a single window of DNA contains:
- a CDS encoding CHAT domain-containing protein produces the protein MEELPTPPGLQAVEKAFAEGRLGDARQQLLRLSEEERQILAAEMGEEAVASLTRSAARGVHRQKQGRVVVINGIMGALLDRRLQKGDQRIWVSLWKLFNGHLKHLRMGLNGGPADPDTRIVIGGLHKSYWRLQLELDSFWHVLPCPFDWRLDIDRSAEALAKRIRGWAKGEPVHIVAHSMGGLVARRMIHRFPDLWESMDDADGHHRGGRLIMLGTPNKGSFAITLTLTGEEKAVRRLALVDRKHGMRATLSTISTFHGPYQMLPSPEVEVGDDRQQLFGSTAWGTTPHHQELLDLGARFQREMATVETPDRLIYVAGYDYDTPHRIRVDGPGEFSYQQTREGDGRVPHELGLLPEVTTYWVREIHGKLPESEHVLEDVHELLANGSAQLLLASKPTQRRAVEEPRWQSPEEIQDEAAELEATRWESLLEAATVLEQKPSRRGEAAGKGDEEGEPREPELAAAEARATLETSLTDGWLGGGSPLLVRNLGARPTPPQAEERRTPPLKLQVDVVWGDIRRIPGDVYCVGHYHGVPPQRAEEALDQVVSGTWDPDPQADEPKNETAAQRPVHVLDDLTARGILSGELGQITFYPWAWSAIEKQRSLGETSGGESEAMPTVAIAGMGYPGTFDEARLRRLARNLSWTIGLLPHVRTACTVLIGSGDGGLTVGESLRGMLAGMRDTLSGGILTTGLEVTRLRIVEIQLDRAHQIHEELLMLQAKYPQEFQLEIRADFSPQRGGWLSDEYCLSLVLGAIHHAVQEGASHAKIRTAAEDLLKQSLTQSDQRLPQVLKALREITLERRDGEQEKDYRDRLATSLRVQRRSGQNEKTMAARISFIKDGKALRVAAIQSSAVIPERVAKIDFRLIEELVERLKDPTVEDLEEYSPSLDQLLVPRDFRSKIRFGQKMIFEVNRDTARIPFEMLPSDAAKAGGEAPFLALSTTVSRQLRTTYSPPPVVKLPTVQRALVIGDPGDPKRGHDLPGAREEARRAVRILRSKGWHVDALIGVSVGRDRQGDEPGFPPATRLDVLHLLNKNQYDLLHYCGHGDFDAKDPERAGWRFKDGLLTAAELEKMDRVPQLVVANACLTSRISQLLHGGTSAERSEIGLLPTLADEFFRRGVRNYIGTAWAINDAGAVLFMEELYGALLPNDRPQGEPLGEALRIARKALWDRRKIHGSLWAAYHHYGDPDLVFERGEERE, from the coding sequence ATGGAAGAGCTGCCCACCCCTCCCGGTCTGCAAGCTGTCGAGAAAGCCTTCGCCGAGGGGCGCCTGGGCGACGCCCGCCAGCAGCTGTTGCGCCTGTCGGAGGAAGAACGCCAGATCCTCGCCGCCGAGATGGGAGAGGAGGCCGTCGCCAGCCTCACCCGCAGCGCCGCCCGCGGCGTGCACCGGCAAAAGCAGGGCCGCGTGGTGGTGATCAACGGCATCATGGGGGCGCTGCTGGACCGCCGGCTGCAGAAGGGCGATCAACGCATCTGGGTCAGTTTGTGGAAGCTCTTCAACGGCCATCTGAAACATCTGCGCATGGGACTCAACGGCGGGCCGGCGGATCCGGACACCCGCATCGTCATCGGCGGTCTGCACAAGAGCTATTGGCGGCTGCAGCTGGAGCTGGACAGCTTCTGGCACGTGCTCCCCTGCCCCTTCGACTGGCGCCTGGACATCGACCGCAGCGCCGAGGCGTTGGCGAAGCGCATCCGCGGTTGGGCCAAGGGCGAGCCGGTGCACATCGTGGCCCATTCCATGGGCGGGCTGGTGGCGCGGCGGATGATCCACCGCTTCCCCGATCTGTGGGAATCCATGGACGACGCCGACGGACATCACCGCGGCGGCCGCCTGATCATGCTCGGCACGCCCAACAAGGGTTCCTTCGCCATCACCCTGACCCTCACCGGCGAGGAGAAGGCGGTGCGACGCCTGGCGCTGGTGGACCGCAAACACGGCATGCGGGCAACGCTCTCGACCATCAGCACCTTCCACGGTCCCTACCAGATGCTGCCGTCACCGGAGGTCGAGGTGGGAGACGATCGCCAGCAACTCTTCGGCAGCACCGCCTGGGGAACCACTCCCCACCACCAGGAGCTGCTGGATCTGGGCGCTCGGTTCCAGCGCGAGATGGCCACCGTCGAGACTCCGGACCGGCTGATCTACGTCGCCGGTTACGACTACGACACGCCCCACCGCATTCGCGTCGACGGCCCGGGAGAGTTCAGCTACCAGCAGACCCGGGAAGGGGACGGGCGAGTCCCCCACGAGCTGGGGCTGCTCCCCGAGGTCACCACGTATTGGGTGCGGGAGATCCACGGCAAGCTGCCGGAGAGCGAGCACGTGCTCGAGGACGTCCACGAGCTGCTGGCCAACGGATCCGCCCAGCTCCTGCTGGCCTCCAAACCGACCCAACGCCGGGCTGTGGAAGAGCCGCGCTGGCAGTCTCCGGAAGAGATTCAAGACGAAGCCGCGGAGCTCGAGGCCACCCGCTGGGAATCGCTCTTGGAAGCCGCGACGGTCTTGGAACAGAAGCCGAGCCGAAGAGGAGAGGCGGCAGGCAAGGGCGACGAGGAAGGGGAGCCCCGCGAGCCGGAGCTGGCGGCCGCCGAGGCTCGGGCGACCCTCGAAACGTCCCTCACCGATGGCTGGCTCGGCGGCGGATCGCCCCTCTTGGTCCGCAACCTGGGAGCCCGCCCGACCCCACCGCAGGCCGAAGAGCGCCGCACCCCACCTCTCAAGCTGCAGGTGGACGTGGTGTGGGGAGACATCCGGCGGATCCCCGGCGATGTGTACTGCGTCGGCCACTACCACGGAGTTCCGCCGCAGCGTGCTGAGGAAGCCCTCGACCAGGTGGTCTCCGGAACCTGGGATCCGGACCCGCAGGCTGACGAGCCAAAGAACGAGACGGCGGCCCAGCGGCCCGTCCACGTCCTCGACGACCTCACCGCCCGCGGCATCCTCAGCGGCGAGCTCGGGCAGATCACCTTCTATCCCTGGGCATGGTCGGCCATCGAGAAACAGCGGAGCCTGGGAGAAACCTCGGGCGGGGAAAGCGAAGCCATGCCCACGGTGGCCATCGCAGGCATGGGCTACCCCGGTACTTTCGACGAGGCCCGGCTGCGGCGGCTGGCGCGCAATCTCTCGTGGACCATCGGCCTGCTGCCCCACGTGCGCACTGCCTGCACCGTGCTCATCGGCTCCGGCGACGGCGGCCTCACCGTCGGTGAATCCCTCCGCGGCATGCTCGCGGGCATGCGCGACACCCTCAGCGGCGGCATCTTGACCACCGGCCTCGAGGTCACACGGCTGCGCATCGTGGAGATTCAGCTCGACCGCGCCCACCAGATCCACGAGGAGCTCCTGATGCTGCAAGCGAAGTATCCGCAGGAGTTCCAGCTCGAGATCCGGGCCGACTTCTCACCCCAGCGAGGCGGCTGGCTGTCCGACGAGTACTGCCTGTCGCTGGTTCTCGGCGCCATCCACCACGCAGTGCAGGAGGGCGCCAGCCATGCCAAGATCCGCACCGCCGCCGAGGATCTGTTGAAACAGAGCCTGACCCAGAGCGACCAACGCCTACCCCAAGTGCTCAAGGCCCTGCGTGAGATCACGCTGGAGCGCAGAGACGGCGAGCAAGAGAAGGACTATCGGGATCGGCTGGCCACGAGCCTGCGGGTGCAGCGCCGCAGTGGACAGAATGAGAAGACCATGGCCGCCCGCATCTCCTTCATCAAGGACGGCAAGGCGCTGCGGGTCGCCGCCATTCAAAGCTCGGCGGTGATCCCGGAACGGGTGGCGAAGATCGATTTCCGCCTCATCGAAGAGCTCGTCGAGCGCCTGAAGGATCCCACCGTCGAGGACCTGGAAGAGTACAGTCCGAGCCTCGATCAGCTGCTGGTACCCCGCGACTTCCGTTCCAAGATCCGCTTCGGACAGAAGATGATCTTCGAGGTCAACCGCGATACCGCCCGCATTCCCTTCGAGATGCTGCCCAGCGATGCGGCGAAAGCCGGCGGCGAAGCCCCTTTCCTCGCCCTGTCCACCACCGTCAGCCGTCAGCTACGCACCACCTACAGCCCGCCGCCGGTGGTGAAGCTACCGACGGTGCAGCGGGCGCTGGTGATCGGCGATCCCGGCGATCCCAAGCGCGGCCATGACTTGCCGGGAGCTCGGGAGGAAGCGCGGCGGGCAGTGCGGATCCTGCGTTCGAAGGGATGGCATGTCGACGCCCTCATCGGCGTGTCGGTGGGGCGGGACCGACAGGGCGACGAGCCCGGATTCCCTCCCGCCACTCGGCTGGACGTCCTGCACCTGCTGAACAAGAACCAATACGATCTGCTCCATTACTGCGGCCACGGCGACTTCGATGCCAAGGATCCGGAGCGCGCCGGCTGGCGCTTCAAAGACGGCCTGCTCACCGCCGCGGAGCTGGAGAAGATGGACCGGGTGCCCCAGCTGGTGGTGGCCAACGCTTGCCTGACTTCCCGCATCTCCCAGCTCCTCCACGGCGGCACCTCGGCGGAGCGCAGCGAGATCGGTCTGCTCCCCACCCTCGCCGATGAGTTCTTCCGCCGCGGCGTGCGCAATTACATCGGCACCGCCTGGGCCATCAACGACGCCGGGGCGGTGCTCTTCATGGAGGAGCTCTACGGTGCCCTGCTGCCGAACGACCGGCCGCAGGGAGAGCCCCTCGGCGAGGCCCTGCGCATCGCCCGCAAGGCGCTGTGGGATCGACGGAAGATCCACGGCAGCCTGTGGGCCGCCTACCACCACTATGGGGATCCGGATTTGGTCTTCGAGCGGGGCGAGGAGCGGGAGTGA
- a CDS encoding DUF1800 domain-containing protein, protein MKVERTLSTRRRWITGGLSTPETSTPETRGSAFKGAGGRATAMRRRDRTAFEGVPTQPALPPLAVVALNRLGFGPRPGDLDAFQALGGTDTARLTAYVDQQLDPASIPDTEAEARIAAGGFISLGKTREQLWSDHAVNDPNYDYRTLPQVETERATLIRRIYGERQLFEVLADFWHDHFSVYSRHYIVMPVFVHYDRDCIRPHALGNFHDMLVAVAQSTSMLYYLDNYTSSADGPNENYARELMELHTLGSENYYGVIPPGDVPTDGGGMPVGFVDEDVFAVTRALTGWSVSNSSWDPDVGNTGLFLYRPEWHDTGAKTVLGNDLPAGQEMQDGLDVLRILADHPGTGRFIARKLCRKLIGDGTPSSLINQAADLFTSLSTAPDQIAQVVRFIVLSDEFRNTWGQKVKRPTEIAVSSLRSVGADLDLSMSSPIAGTFFWLYGMTGHRLFRWKPPNGYPDVAGAWMSASPRVTSWRLTNWFTDANVDDVPIFDPTPQTPAGVRSSSALVDFWSDRILGRPMDPAARTEVVEFMAQGRNPDFDLPLDTDADVQERLRSMLGLIFLSPDFLWR, encoded by the coding sequence GTGAAAGTCGAACGGACTCTATCGACCCGCCGCCGATGGATCACCGGCGGACTCAGTACCCCGGAAACCAGTACGCCAGAAACTAGAGGCTCCGCATTCAAGGGAGCCGGCGGCCGCGCCACCGCCATGCGCCGTCGGGACCGGACGGCCTTCGAGGGGGTACCCACCCAACCGGCGCTACCGCCCCTCGCCGTGGTGGCCCTCAATCGGCTGGGCTTCGGACCCCGGCCGGGGGACCTGGACGCCTTCCAGGCACTGGGCGGCACCGACACCGCCCGCCTCACCGCTTACGTCGACCAACAGCTAGACCCCGCCTCCATTCCGGACACCGAGGCCGAGGCCCGCATCGCCGCCGGGGGGTTCATCAGCCTGGGCAAGACCCGCGAGCAGCTGTGGAGCGACCACGCGGTCAACGACCCTAACTACGACTACCGCACTCTGCCGCAGGTGGAGACGGAGCGGGCGACGCTGATCCGCCGGATCTACGGCGAGCGCCAGCTCTTCGAGGTGCTGGCGGACTTCTGGCACGACCACTTCAGCGTCTACAGCCGCCACTACATCGTGATGCCGGTCTTCGTGCACTACGACCGGGACTGCATCCGCCCCCACGCCCTGGGCAACTTCCACGACATGCTGGTGGCGGTAGCCCAGAGCACCTCCATGCTCTACTACCTGGACAACTACACCAGCTCCGCCGACGGCCCCAACGAAAACTACGCCCGGGAGCTGATGGAGCTCCACACCCTGGGGTCGGAGAATTATTACGGCGTGATCCCACCGGGAGACGTGCCCACCGACGGCGGGGGCATGCCGGTGGGCTTCGTTGACGAGGACGTCTTCGCCGTCACCCGCGCCCTCACCGGCTGGTCCGTGAGCAACAGCAGCTGGGATCCGGACGTCGGCAATACGGGCCTCTTCCTCTATCGGCCGGAGTGGCACGACACCGGCGCCAAGACGGTGTTGGGCAACGACCTGCCGGCGGGGCAGGAGATGCAGGACGGTCTGGACGTGCTGCGCATCCTCGCCGACCACCCCGGCACCGGCCGCTTCATCGCTCGGAAGCTGTGCCGCAAGCTGATCGGTGACGGCACGCCGTCGTCGCTGATCAACCAGGCCGCGGACCTCTTCACCTCGCTGTCCACGGCGCCGGACCAGATCGCCCAGGTGGTGCGCTTCATCGTGCTTTCCGACGAGTTCCGCAACACCTGGGGGCAGAAGGTCAAGCGCCCCACGGAGATCGCCGTCAGCTCCCTGCGCAGCGTCGGCGCCGACCTCGACCTGTCCATGAGCAGCCCCATCGCCGGCACGTTCTTCTGGCTTTACGGCATGACCGGCCACCGCCTGTTCCGCTGGAAGCCGCCCAACGGCTATCCGGACGTCGCCGGCGCCTGGATGAGCGCTTCGCCGCGGGTCACCTCGTGGCGCCTGACCAATTGGTTCACCGACGCCAACGTCGACGACGTGCCCATCTTCGATCCCACCCCTCAGACCCCCGCCGGCGTGCGCTCGAGCAGTGCCCTGGTGGACTTCTGGAGTGACCGCATTCTCGGCCGGCCGATGGATCCGGCGGCGCGCACCGAGGTGGTGGAGTTCATGGCCCAGGGCCGCAACCCGGACTTCGATCTGCCGCTGGACACGGATGCGGACGTCCAGGAGCGGCTGCGCTCGATGCTCGGCTTGATCTTCTTATCCCCGGATTTCCTGTGGCGCTGA